GATGGCCGCCGAGTCGGCCGCCCGCCGCGCGCAGGAGCACGGCATGCGCAAGGTCGACGTCTTCGTCAAGGGTCCGGGTTCCGGTCGTGAGACCGCCATCCGTTCGCTGCAGGCGACCGGCCTCGAGGTCGGCTCGATCCAGGACGTGACGCCCACGCCGCACAACGGCTGCCGTCCGCCCAAGCGCCGTCGCGTCTGACGCACGGTTGTCTTAGTTTTTCCTGGGTTCGGGCGGTACGGCTCTTCGGAGGCGTGCCGCCCGTACCCTTGCAGTACCAGTAGGGCGTCAAATAGCGGATGCCCCTGACTGAAGGATCGCACCATGCTTATTGCTCAGCGTCCGTCGCTGACCGAAGAGGTCGTCGACGAATTCCGCTCCCGGTTCGTGATCGAGCCGCTGGAGCCGGGCTTCGGCTACACCCTCGGCAACTCCCTCCGCCGCACGCTCCTCTCCTCGATCCCCGGTGCCGCTGTCACCAGCATCCGGATCGACGGCGTCCTGCACGAGTTCACCACCGTGCCGGGTGTCAAGGAGGACGTAACCGACCTCATCCTCAACATCAAGCAGCTGGTCGTCTCCAGCGAGCACGACGAGCCCGTCGTCATGTACCTGCGCAAGCAGGGACCCGGTCTCGTCACCGCCGCCGACATCGCCCCGCCCGCCGGTGTCGAGGTGCACAACCCCGACCTCGTCCTCGCCACGCTCAACGGCAAGGGCAAGCTGGAGATGGAGCTGACCGTCGAGCGCGGTCGCGGTTACGTCTCCGCCGTGCAGAACAAGCAGGTCGGTCAGGAGATCGGGCGCATCCCGGTCGACTCGATCTACTCGCCCGTTCTCAAGGTCACGTACAAGGTCGAGGCGACTCGTGTCGAGCAGCGCACCGACTTCGACAAGCTGATCGTCGACGTCGAGACCAAGCAGGCCATGCGTCCCCGTGACGCCATGGCGTCGGCCGGTAAGACCCTGGTCGAGCTGTTCGGTCTGGCGCGCGAGCTCAACATCGACGCCGAGGGCATCGACATGGGCCCGTCCCCGACGGACGCCGCCCTCGCCGCCGATCTCGCCCTGCCGATCGAGGAGCTCGAGCTCACCGTTCGGTCGTACAACTGCCTCAAGCGTGAGGGCATCCACTCCGTGGGTGAGCTCGTCGCCCGCTCCGAGGCCGACCTGCTCGACATCCGCAACTTCGGTGCGAAGTCGATCGACGAGGTCAAGGCGAAGCTGGCCGGCATGGGTCTCGCGCTCAAGGACTCGCCTCCCGGGTTCGACCCCACCGCCGCGGCCGACGCGTTCGGTGCGGACGACGACGCGGACGCGGGCTTCGTCGAGACCGAGCAGTACTGACAGCTCGGGGCTGACTGCCGGTTTCAGGGTGCGGGTGCGCTGTGGCCGGCCGCGCAGTTCCCCGCGCCCCTTCCAGGGCGCCTCTTCGAGGCCGCCCTGGATCTTCGACAGACAACCGTCTGCTCGGATACTGACCTCGGTACCTGATACGGCCGGGGCAGACACCTAGGAGAAACATCATGCCGAAGCCCACCAAGGGTGCCCGTATGGGCGGCAGCGCCGCGCACGAGAAGCTGCTTCTCGCGAACCTCGCGAAGTCGCTCTTCGAGCACGGCAAGATCACGACCACCGAGGCGAAGGCCCGCCGCCTGCGGCCCTACGCCGAGCGTCTGGTCACCAAGGCGAAGAAGGGCGACCTTCACAACCGCCGTCAGGTGCTGTCGGTCATCACGGACAAGAGCATCGTGCACACGCTCTTCACCGAGATCGGCCCGCGCTACGAGAACCGCCCGGGTGGCTACACCCGTATCACCAAGATCGGTAACCGTCGTGGCGACAACGCGCCCATGGCCGTCATCGAGCTGGTGGAGGCCCTGACCGTGGCCCAGCAGGCCACCGGTGAGGCCGAGGCGGCGACGAAGCGTGCCGTCAAGGAAGACACCCTGAAGAAGGACGACGCGCCCAAGGACGAGGCCGTCGAGGACGCCAAGCCGGCCGACGAGGCCGCCGAGGAGTCCAAGGACGCGTAAGCGTCGCGCAGTTCCCCGCGCCCCTTCGGCGGCGTGCTTGAGTGGGTCCGTTCCTTCTGGGAGCGGGCCCGCTTTCGTGTTCCTGAGAGGATTTCCAGGTGAGTGACGAAGTAGCGGCCGGTCATGTCCGTGTCCGGATGGACGTCTCGTACGACGGGAGCGAGTTCTCCGGCTGGGCCAAGCAGGCCAGCGGTCGCAGGACCGTGCAGGGGGAGATCGAGGACGCGCTGCGGACCGTCACGCGGTCGGGCGGCACGAACTACGAGCTGACCGTGGCCGGGCGGACCGATGCCGGCGTGCACGCCCGCGGGCAGGTGGCGCATGTCGATCTGCCCGAGGAGGTGTGGGCCGAGCATCAGGAGAAGCTGCTCAAGCGGATGGCCGGGCGGCTGCCGAAGGACGTGCGGATCTGGGCCCTGAGCGAGGCGCCGAGCGGGTTCAACGCGCGGTTCTCGGCGATGTGGCGGCGATACGCGTATCGCGTCACCGACAACCCCGGCGGGGTCGACCCGCTGCTGCGCGGCCATGTGCTGTGGCACGACTGGCCGCTCGACGTCGACGCCATGAACGAGGCGGCCCGGGGGCTGCTCGGCGAGTACGACTTCGCCGCCTACTGCAAGAAGCGGGAGGGCGCGACGACCATCCGTACGCTCCAGGAGCTGCGTCTTGAGCGGGGGAGCGACGGGGTGATCACCGCCACCGTGCGGGCCGACGCCTTCTGCCACAACATGGTGCGTTCACTGATCGGCGCGCTGCTGTTCGTGGGGGACGGGCACCGGGGCGCCGACTGGCCGGCGAAGGTGCTGGCCGCGGGGGTGCGGGACTCCGCCGTGCACGTGGTGCGCCCGCACGGGCTGACCCTCGAAGAGGTGGGCTACCCCGCCGACGAGCTGCTGGCCGCGCGGAACAAGGAGGCGCGCAACCGGCGGACCCTGCCGGGGGCGGTCTGCTGCTGAGGCGCGGTATGTCTTCGATGTCTCTCATGTGGCTGGAGGACATCCACATGTAACGCGGATCATGCATCCTTATAACGGACGTAAGGCGTCATGTCTGACTTACTTCCTCACGCGAATCTTACGTAGCTCATGAAACTCGGTTATGATTTCGCGGCCCGGCCAGTAGTTCGAATGGGGTGGCCGGGCAAGGGGCGGGGATCATCGGGCTTCTGCATGCCCGGGGGCAGGTTTTTTCATGACATCAGTAGGTCCTGTGCGGACCGGGGGGCGGCGCGGCACGCGCCAGACCGGGAGACGGAGAGCGGGGCGCGGCGGTCAGGCATCGCTCGGGCTGCTGCCTCTGCCGCCGACGGAGAGGGAGAAGTACTCCTACGCCAGACGGCGTCTGTGGATCCTGACGATCAGCTCGCTGATCAGTTTCTGCTGCCTGATCATGAGCCAGTTCAAGCTCGCGCAGTCGACTCCCGTGCTGTGGATCTACACGCCGCTGCTGGTCTTCACGGTGATCTACTACCTGATCTCGCTGCGGGTGAACGGGTTCACCAGGGACTTCGACATCAAGCACCACCGGTCGCTGGTGGCGAACTGGCGGCCCGGGACCTACCCGTCCGTGGACGTCTTCCTGCCGGTGTGCGGCGAGCCCATCGAGGTCCTGCACAACACCTGGACCCATGTGCGGGCGATGGCCGACCGCTACCCCGGGGTCTGTGTGCCCTTCGTGCTCGACGACGGCGCGAGCGCCGACCTTGAGGCGATGGCCCACGATTTCGGTTTCCGCTACGGGACCCGGGAGAACCGCGGCTGGTTCAAGAAGGCCGGCAACATGCACTTCGGCTTCGAGCAGTCGGACGGGGAGTTCATCCTCATCCTCGACGCCGACTTCACGCCGCGCGCGGACCTGCTCGAAGAGATGCTGCCGTACATGGACGAGAACCCGAGGACCGGGATCGTCCAGTCGCCGCAGTACTTCCGCGTCCTCGACTCGCAGAACTGGATCGAGCGCGGCGCGGGCGCGGTGCAGGAGCTGTTCTACCGCTCCGTGCAGGTCTCCCGGCAGGGCAGCGACGGCGCGATCTGCGTCGGCTCGTGCGCCATCTACCGGCGGGCGGCCCTGAACGACAACGGCGGTACGACGCTGATCGAGCACTCCGAGGACGTCCACACGGGCTTCGATCTGCGCGGCCTCGGCTGGGACCTGCGGTACATTCCCGTCGCCGTGTCCACGGGTGTGTGCCCGGACAGCGCGGGCGCCTTCTTCAACCAGCAGTACCGCTGGTGCTCGGGGTCGATGAGCCTGCTGGGCAGCAGGAAGTTCTGGCAGCGGAAGATCAAGTTCTCCAGCCGGCTCTGCTACATGTCGGGCTTCTTCTACTACATCCACACGGCGCTGTTCACGTTCGCGGCGCCCGTGATCCCCATCGTGCTGCTGCTGATGATGCCGGACAAGCTGAAGGTCGAGCATCTGCTCCTGGTGCTGCCGAGCATCGTCTACACCACGATCATCTTCCCGATGTGGCACAAGGCCCCCTACCGCCTGGAGGCGTGGGCGGCCCGCATGATGTACGGCTGGGCGCACTTCTTCGCGATCTACGACATCCTGCGCAAGAACCGCATGGGCTGGCAGCCCACCGGATCCGCCGGCGCGAAGAAGAACAAGACCCGCCGCTTCTGGATCGGCATGTGGGTCTGGGGCGGCGGCACCGCCGCGATCTGGGTGGGCGCCGCGGTGTGGCGGCTGTTCACGATGAACGCCCCCGACTTCGCCCTCATCCTTTCCACCGGACTCTTCTACGCCCTCGTCGTGGGCCGTGTTCTGGTGCAGCCCCGAGCGGAGAGCGCCGTCTGATGTTCCTGACACGTGTACGTACCACCGCGGCGGCCGGTGCGCTGGCCCTGTCCGCGCTGTTCACGCTGAGCGGCTGCTCCCTGCTGGACGACTCCGGTACGTCGGCGGCGTCCGAGGGCGGCGGCTCGCAAGGCGCGGGCGACGACTCACCGGGCGCGGACGCCGACATCCCCTACGACGTGACACCCCTGCTCAAGCCCGGGAAGAAGTACTTCGGCGCGGCCGTCGACGGGGCGCCGAACTCGATGAAGGGCGTCGACACCTACACCGCGATGACCGGCAAGAAGCCGAACCTCATCGAGTACTACGCGGCCTGGGGCGACGGCTTCGACGCCGCGGGTGTGCGCAACGCCTGGGACGAGGGCGCGCTGACCCTGGTCTCCTGGGAGCCGTTCGACATCACGCTCGCCGACATCGCGGCGGGCGAGAAGGACGCGTACCTCAAGAAGTACGCCGCCTCGGTGCGCAGGCTGAACCTGCCCGTCGTGATCTCCTTCGCCGACGAGATGAACGGCCACTGGGAGAAGTGGGGCACCAGGAACGTCACGCCCAAGCAGTACGTGGCCGCGTGGAAGCACATCCACGACACGTTCACGGACGCCGGCGCCTCCAACGTGATCTGGGCCTGGTCGCCCAACATCGTCAACCCGGTCAAGAGCGTCGAGCTGGAGCCGTACTACCCGGGCGACGGCTATGTCGACTGGGTGGGCGTGATCGGCTACTTCACGCATGAGGAGGACAACGCCTACCAGAGCGTCTTCGGGCCGACCCTGGACGAGATCCGGACATTCACGAAGAAGCCGACGCTGATCCTGGAGACGGCCGCCGAGCCGGGCGAGCGCCGCCGGGCCGACGTCCGGAACTTGTTCGCCGGGGTCGA
This sequence is a window from Streptomyces ortus. Protein-coding genes within it:
- a CDS encoding DNA-directed RNA polymerase subunit alpha, with product MLIAQRPSLTEEVVDEFRSRFVIEPLEPGFGYTLGNSLRRTLLSSIPGAAVTSIRIDGVLHEFTTVPGVKEDVTDLILNIKQLVVSSEHDEPVVMYLRKQGPGLVTAADIAPPAGVEVHNPDLVLATLNGKGKLEMELTVERGRGYVSAVQNKQVGQEIGRIPVDSIYSPVLKVTYKVEATRVEQRTDFDKLIVDVETKQAMRPRDAMASAGKTLVELFGLARELNIDAEGIDMGPSPTDAALAADLALPIEELELTVRSYNCLKREGIHSVGELVARSEADLLDIRNFGAKSIDEVKAKLAGMGLALKDSPPGFDPTAAADAFGADDDADAGFVETEQY
- the rplQ gene encoding 50S ribosomal protein L17 — protein: MPKPTKGARMGGSAAHEKLLLANLAKSLFEHGKITTTEAKARRLRPYAERLVTKAKKGDLHNRRQVLSVITDKSIVHTLFTEIGPRYENRPGGYTRITKIGNRRGDNAPMAVIELVEALTVAQQATGEAEAATKRAVKEDTLKKDDAPKDEAVEDAKPADEAAEESKDA
- the truA gene encoding tRNA pseudouridine(38-40) synthase TruA, with product MSDEVAAGHVRVRMDVSYDGSEFSGWAKQASGRRTVQGEIEDALRTVTRSGGTNYELTVAGRTDAGVHARGQVAHVDLPEEVWAEHQEKLLKRMAGRLPKDVRIWALSEAPSGFNARFSAMWRRYAYRVTDNPGGVDPLLRGHVLWHDWPLDVDAMNEAARGLLGEYDFAAYCKKREGATTIRTLQELRLERGSDGVITATVRADAFCHNMVRSLIGALLFVGDGHRGADWPAKVLAAGVRDSAVHVVRPHGLTLEEVGYPADELLAARNKEARNRRTLPGAVCC
- a CDS encoding glycosyltransferase family 2 protein is translated as MMSQFKLAQSTPVLWIYTPLLVFTVIYYLISLRVNGFTRDFDIKHHRSLVANWRPGTYPSVDVFLPVCGEPIEVLHNTWTHVRAMADRYPGVCVPFVLDDGASADLEAMAHDFGFRYGTRENRGWFKKAGNMHFGFEQSDGEFILILDADFTPRADLLEEMLPYMDENPRTGIVQSPQYFRVLDSQNWIERGAGAVQELFYRSVQVSRQGSDGAICVGSCAIYRRAALNDNGGTTLIEHSEDVHTGFDLRGLGWDLRYIPVAVSTGVCPDSAGAFFNQQYRWCSGSMSLLGSRKFWQRKIKFSSRLCYMSGFFYYIHTALFTFAAPVIPIVLLLMMPDKLKVEHLLLVLPSIVYTTIIFPMWHKAPYRLEAWAARMMYGWAHFFAIYDILRKNRMGWQPTGSAGAKKNKTRRFWIGMWVWGGGTAAIWVGAAVWRLFTMNAPDFALILSTGLFYALVVGRVLVQPRAESAV
- a CDS encoding glycoside hydrolase family 26 protein, coding for MFLTRVRTTAAAGALALSALFTLSGCSLLDDSGTSAASEGGGSQGAGDDSPGADADIPYDVTPLLKPGKKYFGAAVDGAPNSMKGVDTYTAMTGKKPNLIEYYAAWGDGFDAAGVRNAWDEGALTLVSWEPFDITLADIAAGEKDAYLKKYAASVRRLNLPVVISFADEMNGHWEKWGTRNVTPKQYVAAWKHIHDTFTDAGASNVIWAWSPNIVNPVKSVELEPYYPGDGYVDWVGVIGYFTHEEDNAYQSVFGPTLDEIRTFTKKPTLILETAAEPGERRRADVRNLFAGVEADDDMLGFVWFDHKKRADWRLKVSPLALKEFKRLAADDLFGFDVRKP